A region of Antedon mediterranea chromosome 8, ecAntMedi1.1, whole genome shotgun sequence DNA encodes the following proteins:
- the LOC140056265 gene encoding uncharacterized protein, whose protein sequence is MDSATSTSGQLCASKCYNVSFDKEFAILNMNYGENRFNSYSCKALKHCLEVVLGNPDTKALIVTGNGKFFSNGLDLKWMSESTLEDVNECVENYRDVLLQILLFPMPTVAAINGHAFAGGAVLALAFDYRVMRKDRGWLCLPEIDLKLQFSPFMIQLAKLRLKSNKVARDAILFGKRFTGPQCLEAEIVDEVDEVNNLILTSKSIAKKCIGGRKLDRDMVRTMKEDLYNIDQNTLVSPSNYKEKIDKLRKKHSQL, encoded by the exons ATGGATTCAGCCACCAGTACCTCTGGCCAACTTTGTGCCAGTAAATGCTATAATGTTTCCTTTGATAAAGAGTTTGCGATTCTGAATATGAATTATGGTGAAAATAGATTTAATAGTTATTCATGTAAAGCACTAAAACACTGCTTAGAAGTTGTTTTAGG TAACCCGGACACAAAGGCATTGATTGTTACCGGAAATGGCAAGTTCTTCAGCAACGGTTTAGATCTGAAATGGATGAGCGAATCGACGCTTGAAGATGTCAATGAGTGTGTTGAGAATTATCGAGACGTTTTACTTCAAATATTACTTTTTCCAATGCCAACTGTTGCCGCAATTAATG GTCACGCTTTTGCAGGAGGTGCCGTTCTAGCTCTTGCCTTTGATTATCGTGTGATGCGTAAGGACCGCGGATGGCTCTGCCTGCCTGAAATCGACCTCAAACTACAGTTTTCACCTTTTATGATACAGTTAGCCAA attgCGATTGAAATCAAACAAAGTAGCACGTGACGCCATTTTGTTTGGCAAACGATTTACCGGACCTCAGTGCTTGGAAGCTGAAATTGTTGACGAGGTCGATGAGGTCAATAACCTAATATTGACATCTAAATCTATTGCAAAGAAATGTATTG GTGGGAGAAAATTGGATCGTGATATGGTGCGAACGATGAAAGaggatttatataatattgatcAAAATACGTTGGTTAGTCCATCCAactataaagaaaaaattgataaaCTACGCAAAAAACATTCACAATTATAG
- the LOC140056051 gene encoding F-box only protein 15-like, which translates to MGEHHKKVLQQYLRSHQSKSKTHDGEHSSSYRPNAGDSIDRTTTTLNEKFKWMKVSKTESSTSAPRNTALRKTLPRIPVARRKLKIDDLPDEILLIIFEFLPANDLLVSASVCRRWLKLSNDDILWQGLYIKYGQLKRNESVDVQLKCHGGIRWKRECIRRCIEKRNSRLKLLLKKINNYTLLPGETKKVIEKLGIKWQLVLTDSDKNEHIIDQSDVSHFLTSITVRWYSLEFPPIRNIRQVAIYAIAPVFFHKNGSPVVNSPCQRSLLLKSNPQTILKGQEIGGDDRVSLYYVQGGPLLAVWKEDGDLAFVSQSFHCSHLIQRCLHGSSESIHRPILKKPPVDDIDPQYGLHDYTCVVELRNQRAAHWNQQFTFLHTCKTKIVDGMAKLVLIREDKATDHSATSKKLSLPWKTEIFKGIIQNVCIMDVTLHDEFKEVMWTVSSPVVIAETEDHKVDFTYDGPEYHITYNDETGHVMLRLIWIEDRDIFLITKAELNLSCKAINQWFKTKY; encoded by the exons ATGGGTGAACATCACAAGAAAGTTCTGCAACAGTACCTGAGATCACATCAATCAAAATCTAAAACACATGATGGTGAACATTCCTCCTCCTATAGGCCGAATGCCGGTGATTCAATTGATAG AACAACTACTACGCtaaatgaaaaatttaaatgGATGAAAGTTTCAAAAACAGAATCAAGCACTTCTGCTCCTAGAAATACCGCATTACGGAAGACGTTGCCAAGGATACCTGTAGCAAGACGCAAACTAAAGATTGATGACTTACCAGATGAAATCTTGCTTATCATCTTTGAATTCCTACCAGCAAATGACCTTTTGGTGTCAGCAAGTGTTTGCAGAAGATGGTTAAAGCTGTCCAATGATGA TATTCTGTGGCAAGGATTGTACATAAAGTATGGACAGCTAAAGAGGAACGAATCTGTGGATGTTCAATTGAAGTGTCATGGTGGAATAAGATGGAAACGAGAATGTATTAGAAG ATGCATTGAGAAGAGAAACTCAAGACTTAAGTTGctacttaaaaaaataaacaattatacatTACTTCCTGGAGAAACAAAGAAGGTAATAGA AAAACTTGGTATAAAATGGCAGTTGGTTTTAACAGACAGCGACAAGAATGAGCATATCATTGACCAATCAGATGTCTCCCATTTTCTAACCTCCATAACAGTTCGTTGGTATAGCTTGGAGTTTCCTCCAATCAGAAACATTCGTCAAGTTGCCATATATGCCATAGCGCCTGTGTTTTTTCATAAGAATGGTAGTCCAGTTGTAAATAG TCCATGTCAAAGGTCATTGCTTCTAAAGAGTAACCCACAGACGATTCTTAAAGGACAAGAAATTGGTGGAGATGACCGAGTGAGTCTTTATTACGTGCAAGGTGGTCCACTGCTTGCAGTCTGGAAG GAAGACGGAGATCTTGCATTTGTAAGCCAGTCTTTCCACTGCTCACATCTCATCCAGAGGTGTCTCCATGGATCTTCTGAAAG tattCATCGTCCAATTCTAAAAAAACCACCAGTAGATGATATAGACCCCCAATATG GTCTCCACGACTACACTTGTGTAGTGGAATTGCGTAACCAGAGGGCAGCCCACTGGAATCAACAATTCACATTCCTTCATACATGCAAGACAAAGATAG TTGATGGAATGGCAAAACTTGTTCTGATCAGAGAAGATAAAGCAACGGATCACTCGGCCACGAGTAAGAAACTCTCATTGCCATGGAAAACGGAGATCTTTAAAGGAATCATACAG AATGTTTGCATTATGGATGTGACATTGCATGATGAATTCAAGGAAGTGATGTGGACCGTAAG ttCGCCTGTAGTAATAGCTGAAACAGAAGACCACAAAG TGGATTTTACATATGATGGTCCTGAATATCACATCACATACAATGATGAGACTGGTCATGTGATGTTGCGTTTAATTTGG ATTGAAGACAGAGACATATTTTTGATAACTAAAGCGGAGTTAAATCTATCCTGTAAAGCTATCAATCAATGGTTTAAAACAAAGTACTAA
- the LOC140056264 gene encoding CMP-N-acetylneuraminate-poly-alpha-2,8-sialyltransferase-like isoform X2 codes for MMFRRKKTILIGILTTVAFWVIAVVQYEQNVLTLNLNKYYGRGTLREVNISYSQNQERVKVISLLGQNQTQPHRHVPTTVSHMSSGFNSSNNIKPQPLADLHFHINVTAASILRSALNYSGISTFNNLQVYLYPSPKKGAITITRKRLHVFLSPQLEHSMARPDGSPWLPEAETCAVIGNGGILIGSKCGDEIDAHDLVFRSNMADISEFFEDVGGKTNLMSVNMDNSKNLNKCVRFSKCRSRLLQYMRRFKGTIWWFSKYGTFEANSHYIRSVIALRRYLPGTIYGYPRKSMIPLIEKFWNTTKTPSSGLYLHAVAASACKKISMYGFYPFNQTKSGHALPFHYYEKVSFKNKHNIPEEYMKLVEFNRTGVIRLVTKQCRPTT; via the exons ATGTTCAGAAGGAAGAAAACAATACTTATTGGAATATTAACCACTGTTGCATTCTGGGTGATTGCTGTTGTTCAGTACGAACAAAATGttttaactctaaatttaaataaatattacggGCGTGGAACTTTACGAGAAGTTAATATCAG TTACAGTCAAAACCAGGAAAGAGTGAAGGTAATATCACTCTTGGGTCAAAACCAAACACAACCGCATCGGCATGTTCCAACAACGGTATCGCATATGTCAAG TGGATTCAACTCCAGTAACAATATTAAACCTCAGCCTCTAGCAGATCTACATTTTCATATTAATGTAACAGCAGCATCGATATTAAG AAGTGCATTGAATTACAGTGGAATTTCAACGTTCAACAACTTACAGGTATATCTGTACCCGTCTCCAAAAAAAGGAGCAATTACTATCACCAGAAAGAGACTACATGTTTTTCTCAGCCCCCAGCTGGAACACAGCATGGCGAGACCAGACGGATCACCATGGTTACCAGAAGCAGAGACATGTGCTGTCATTGGAAACGGAGGAATATTAATAGGGAGCAAGTGTGGAGATGAGATAGATGCACACGATTTGGTTTTCAGATCCAATATGGCCGACATTTCTGAATTTTTTGAAGATGTTGGTGGAAAAACTAATCTTATGAGTGTTAATATGGACAACTcgaaaaatttaaataaatgcgTGAGATTTTCTAAATGCCGCAGTAGATTATTACAATACATGAGACGTTTCAAAGGTACAATTTGGTGGTtttcaaaatatggaacgttCGAGGCGAACAGTCATTATATTCGAAGTGTTATAGCATTAAGAAGATATTTACCCGGTACTATATACGGATACCCGAGAAAAAGTATGATACCCTTAATAGAAAA ATTTTGGAATACAACGAAGACACCATCGAGCGGTCTTTATCTACACGCCGTCGCCGCTTCAGCTTGTAAGAAGATTTCAATGTACGGGTTTTATCCCTTCAATCAGACGAAATCCGGCCATGCTTTGCCGTTTCATTATTACGAAAAAGTGTCATTTAAGAATAAACACAATATACCAGAAGAGTATATGAAATTAGTTGAATTTAATAGAACAGGTGTGATAAGATTGGTTACcaaacaatgtaggcctactacataa
- the LOC140056264 gene encoding CMP-N-acetylneuraminate-poly-alpha-2,8-sialyltransferase-like isoform X1: MMFRRKKTILIGILTTVAFWVIAVVQYEQNVLTLNLNKYYGRGTLREVNISYSQNQERVKVISLLGQNQTQPHRHVPTTVSHMSSSGFNSSNNIKPQPLADLHFHINVTAASILRSALNYSGISTFNNLQVYLYPSPKKGAITITRKRLHVFLSPQLEHSMARPDGSPWLPEAETCAVIGNGGILIGSKCGDEIDAHDLVFRSNMADISEFFEDVGGKTNLMSVNMDNSKNLNKCVRFSKCRSRLLQYMRRFKGTIWWFSKYGTFEANSHYIRSVIALRRYLPGTIYGYPRKSMIPLIEKFWNTTKTPSSGLYLHAVAASACKKISMYGFYPFNQTKSGHALPFHYYEKVSFKNKHNIPEEYMKLVEFNRTGVIRLVTKQCRPTT, from the exons ATGTTCAGAAGGAAGAAAACAATACTTATTGGAATATTAACCACTGTTGCATTCTGGGTGATTGCTGTTGTTCAGTACGAACAAAATGttttaactctaaatttaaataaatattacggGCGTGGAACTTTACGAGAAGTTAATATCAG TTACAGTCAAAACCAGGAAAGAGTGAAGGTAATATCACTCTTGGGTCAAAACCAAACACAACCGCATCGGCATGTTCCAACAACGGTATCGCATATGTCAAG TAGTGGATTCAACTCCAGTAACAATATTAAACCTCAGCCTCTAGCAGATCTACATTTTCATATTAATGTAACAGCAGCATCGATATTAAG AAGTGCATTGAATTACAGTGGAATTTCAACGTTCAACAACTTACAGGTATATCTGTACCCGTCTCCAAAAAAAGGAGCAATTACTATCACCAGAAAGAGACTACATGTTTTTCTCAGCCCCCAGCTGGAACACAGCATGGCGAGACCAGACGGATCACCATGGTTACCAGAAGCAGAGACATGTGCTGTCATTGGAAACGGAGGAATATTAATAGGGAGCAAGTGTGGAGATGAGATAGATGCACACGATTTGGTTTTCAGATCCAATATGGCCGACATTTCTGAATTTTTTGAAGATGTTGGTGGAAAAACTAATCTTATGAGTGTTAATATGGACAACTcgaaaaatttaaataaatgcgTGAGATTTTCTAAATGCCGCAGTAGATTATTACAATACATGAGACGTTTCAAAGGTACAATTTGGTGGTtttcaaaatatggaacgttCGAGGCGAACAGTCATTATATTCGAAGTGTTATAGCATTAAGAAGATATTTACCCGGTACTATATACGGATACCCGAGAAAAAGTATGATACCCTTAATAGAAAA ATTTTGGAATACAACGAAGACACCATCGAGCGGTCTTTATCTACACGCCGTCGCCGCTTCAGCTTGTAAGAAGATTTCAATGTACGGGTTTTATCCCTTCAATCAGACGAAATCCGGCCATGCTTTGCCGTTTCATTATTACGAAAAAGTGTCATTTAAGAATAAACACAATATACCAGAAGAGTATATGAAATTAGTTGAATTTAATAGAACAGGTGTGATAAGATTGGTTACcaaacaatgtaggcctactacataa
- the LOC140056264 gene encoding uncharacterized protein isoform X3, whose product MMFRRKKTILIGILTTVAFWVIAVVQYEQNVLTLNLNKYYGRGTLREVNISYSQNQERVKVISLLGQNQTQPHRHVPTTVSHMSSSGFNSSNNIKPQPLADLHFHINVTAASILRSALNYSGISTFNNLQVYLYPSPKKGAITITRKRLHVFLSPQLEHSMARPDGSPWLPEAETCAVIGNGGILIGSKCGDEIDAHDLVFRSNMADISEFFEDVGGKTNLMSVNMDNSKNLNKCVRFSKCRSRLLQYMRRFKGTIWWFSKYGTFEANSHYIRSVIALRRYLPGTIYGYPRKNFGIQRRHHRAVFIYTPSPLQLVRRFQCTGFIPSIRRNPAMLCRFIITKKCHLRINTIYQKSI is encoded by the exons ATGTTCAGAAGGAAGAAAACAATACTTATTGGAATATTAACCACTGTTGCATTCTGGGTGATTGCTGTTGTTCAGTACGAACAAAATGttttaactctaaatttaaataaatattacggGCGTGGAACTTTACGAGAAGTTAATATCAG TTACAGTCAAAACCAGGAAAGAGTGAAGGTAATATCACTCTTGGGTCAAAACCAAACACAACCGCATCGGCATGTTCCAACAACGGTATCGCATATGTCAAG TAGTGGATTCAACTCCAGTAACAATATTAAACCTCAGCCTCTAGCAGATCTACATTTTCATATTAATGTAACAGCAGCATCGATATTAAG AAGTGCATTGAATTACAGTGGAATTTCAACGTTCAACAACTTACAGGTATATCTGTACCCGTCTCCAAAAAAAGGAGCAATTACTATCACCAGAAAGAGACTACATGTTTTTCTCAGCCCCCAGCTGGAACACAGCATGGCGAGACCAGACGGATCACCATGGTTACCAGAAGCAGAGACATGTGCTGTCATTGGAAACGGAGGAATATTAATAGGGAGCAAGTGTGGAGATGAGATAGATGCACACGATTTGGTTTTCAGATCCAATATGGCCGACATTTCTGAATTTTTTGAAGATGTTGGTGGAAAAACTAATCTTATGAGTGTTAATATGGACAACTcgaaaaatttaaataaatgcgTGAGATTTTCTAAATGCCGCAGTAGATTATTACAATACATGAGACGTTTCAAAGGTACAATTTGGTGGTtttcaaaatatggaacgttCGAGGCGAACAGTCATTATATTCGAAGTGTTATAGCATTAAGAAGATATTTACCCGGTACTATATACGGATACCCGAGAAAAA ATTTTGGAATACAACGAAGACACCATCGAGCGGTCTTTATCTACACGCCGTCGCCGCTTCAGCTTGTAAGAAGATTTCAATGTACGGGTTTTATCCCTTCAATCAGACGAAATCCGGCCATGCTTTGCCGTTTCATTATTACGAAAAAGTGTCATTTAAGAATAAACACAATATACCAGAAGAGTATATGA
- the LOC140056264 gene encoding CMP-N-acetylneuraminate-poly-alpha-2,8-sialyltransferase-like isoform X4: MMFRRKKTILIGILTTVAFWVIAVVQYEQNVLTLNLNKYYGRGTLREVNISSGFNSSNNIKPQPLADLHFHINVTAASILRSALNYSGISTFNNLQVYLYPSPKKGAITITRKRLHVFLSPQLEHSMARPDGSPWLPEAETCAVIGNGGILIGSKCGDEIDAHDLVFRSNMADISEFFEDVGGKTNLMSVNMDNSKNLNKCVRFSKCRSRLLQYMRRFKGTIWWFSKYGTFEANSHYIRSVIALRRYLPGTIYGYPRKSMIPLIEKFWNTTKTPSSGLYLHAVAASACKKISMYGFYPFNQTKSGHALPFHYYEKVSFKNKHNIPEEYMKLVEFNRTGVIRLVTKQCRPTT, from the exons ATGTTCAGAAGGAAGAAAACAATACTTATTGGAATATTAACCACTGTTGCATTCTGGGTGATTGCTGTTGTTCAGTACGAACAAAATGttttaactctaaatttaaataaatattacggGCGTGGAACTTTACGAGAAGTTAATATCAG TAGTGGATTCAACTCCAGTAACAATATTAAACCTCAGCCTCTAGCAGATCTACATTTTCATATTAATGTAACAGCAGCATCGATATTAAG AAGTGCATTGAATTACAGTGGAATTTCAACGTTCAACAACTTACAGGTATATCTGTACCCGTCTCCAAAAAAAGGAGCAATTACTATCACCAGAAAGAGACTACATGTTTTTCTCAGCCCCCAGCTGGAACACAGCATGGCGAGACCAGACGGATCACCATGGTTACCAGAAGCAGAGACATGTGCTGTCATTGGAAACGGAGGAATATTAATAGGGAGCAAGTGTGGAGATGAGATAGATGCACACGATTTGGTTTTCAGATCCAATATGGCCGACATTTCTGAATTTTTTGAAGATGTTGGTGGAAAAACTAATCTTATGAGTGTTAATATGGACAACTcgaaaaatttaaataaatgcgTGAGATTTTCTAAATGCCGCAGTAGATTATTACAATACATGAGACGTTTCAAAGGTACAATTTGGTGGTtttcaaaatatggaacgttCGAGGCGAACAGTCATTATATTCGAAGTGTTATAGCATTAAGAAGATATTTACCCGGTACTATATACGGATACCCGAGAAAAAGTATGATACCCTTAATAGAAAA ATTTTGGAATACAACGAAGACACCATCGAGCGGTCTTTATCTACACGCCGTCGCCGCTTCAGCTTGTAAGAAGATTTCAATGTACGGGTTTTATCCCTTCAATCAGACGAAATCCGGCCATGCTTTGCCGTTTCATTATTACGAAAAAGTGTCATTTAAGAATAAACACAATATACCAGAAGAGTATATGAAATTAGTTGAATTTAATAGAACAGGTGTGATAAGATTGGTTACcaaacaatgtaggcctactacataa